One Glycine max cultivar Williams 82 chromosome 4, Glycine_max_v4.0, whole genome shotgun sequence DNA segment encodes these proteins:
- the LOC100807176 gene encoding 60S ribosomal protein L39, with product MPSHKTFRIKKKLAKKMRQNRPIPYWIRMRTDNTIRYNAKRRHWRRTKLGF from the exons ATG CCGTCGCACAAGACATTCAGAATCAAGAAGAAGTTGGCGAAGAAGATGAGGCAGAACAGGCCCATTCCCTACTGGATCCGCATGAGGACCGATAACACCATCAG GTACAACGCGAAGCGCCGTCACTGGCGTCGCACCAAGCTTGGATTCTGA
- the LOC100775826 gene encoding probable receptor-like protein kinase At1g80640 isoform X1, translated as MKMKLLLMLLLLVLLLHQPIWAADPPASSPALSPGEEQHHRNNKVVIAIVVATTALAALIFSFLCFWVYHHTKYPTKSKFKSKNFRSPDAEKGITLAPFVSKFSSIKIVGMDGYVPIIDYKQIEKTTNNFQESNILGEGGFGRVYKACLDHNLDVAVKKLHCETQHAEREFENEVNMLSKIQHPNIISLLGCSMDGYTRFVVYELMHNGSLEAQLHGPSHGSALTWHMRMKIALDTARGLEYLHEHCHPAVIHRDMKSSNILLDANFNAKLSDFGLALTDGSQSKKNIKLSGTLGYVAPEYLLDGKLSDKSDVYAFGVVLLELLLGRKPVEKLVPAQCQSIVTWAMPHLTDRSKLPSIVDPVIKNTMDPKHLYQVAAVAVLCVQPEPSYRPLIIDVLHSLIPLVPIELGGTLRVSQVI; from the exons GGCTGCAGACCCTCCTGCTTCTTCTCCTGCTTTATCTCCAG GGGAGGAGCAGCATCACCGGAATAATAAAGTGGTAATAGCTATCGTCGTAGCCACCACTGCACTTGCTGCACTCATTTTCAGTTTCTTATGCTTCTGGGTTTATCATCATACCAAGTATCCAACAAAATCcaaattcaaatccaaaaattttCGAAGTCCag ATGCAGAGAAGGGGATCACCTTAGCACCGTTTGTGAGTAAATTCAGTTCCATCAAGATTGTTGGCATGGACGGGTATGTTCCAATAATTGACTATAAGCAAATAGAAAAAACGACCAATAATTTTCAAGAAAGTAACATCTTGGGTGAGGGCGGTTTTGGACGTGTTTACAAGGCTTGTTTGGATCATAACTTGGATGTTGCAGTCAAAAAACTACATTGTGAGACTCAACATGCTGAGAGAGAATTTGAG AACGAGGTGAATATGTTAAGCAAAATTCAGCATCCGAATATAATATCTTTACTGGGTTGTAGCATGGATGGTTACACGAGGTTCGTTGTCTATGAGCTGATGCATAATGGATCATTGGAAGCTCAGTTACATG GACCTTCTCATGGCTCGGCATTGACTTGGCACATGAGGATGAAGATTGCTCTTGACACAGCAAG AGGATTAGAATATCTGCACGAGCACTGTCACCCTGCAGTGATCCATAGGGATATGAAATCTTCTAATATTCTCTTAGATGCAAACTTCAATGCCAAG CTGTCTGATTTTGGTCTTGCCTTAACTGATGGGTCCCAAAGCAAGAAGAACATTAAACTATCGGGTACCTTGGGATACGTAGCACCGGAGTATCTTCTAGATG GTAAATTAAGTGATAAAAGTGATGTCTATGCTTTTGGGGTTGTGCTATTGGAGCTCCTACTAGGAAGGAAGCCAGTAGAAAAACTGGTACCAGCTCAATGCCAATCTATTGTCACATGG GCCATGCCACACCTCACGGACAGATCCAAGCTTCCAAGCATTGTGGATCCAGTGATTAAGAATACAATGGATCCCAAGCACTTGTACCAG GTTGCTGCTGTAGCTGTGCTGTGCGTGCAACCAGAACCTAGTTACCGTCCACTGATCATTGATGTTCTTCACTCACTCATCCCTCTTGTTCCCATTGAGCTTGGAGGAACACTAAGagtttcacaagtaatttga
- the LOC100775826 gene encoding probable receptor-like protein kinase At1g80640 isoform X2 encodes MKMKLLLMLLLLVLLLHQPIWAADPPASSPALSPGEEQHHRNNKVVIAIVVATTALAALIFSFLCFWVYHHTKYPTKSKFKSKNFRSPEKGITLAPFVSKFSSIKIVGMDGYVPIIDYKQIEKTTNNFQESNILGEGGFGRVYKACLDHNLDVAVKKLHCETQHAEREFENEVNMLSKIQHPNIISLLGCSMDGYTRFVVYELMHNGSLEAQLHGPSHGSALTWHMRMKIALDTARGLEYLHEHCHPAVIHRDMKSSNILLDANFNAKLSDFGLALTDGSQSKKNIKLSGTLGYVAPEYLLDGKLSDKSDVYAFGVVLLELLLGRKPVEKLVPAQCQSIVTWAMPHLTDRSKLPSIVDPVIKNTMDPKHLYQVAAVAVLCVQPEPSYRPLIIDVLHSLIPLVPIELGGTLRVSQVI; translated from the exons GGCTGCAGACCCTCCTGCTTCTTCTCCTGCTTTATCTCCAG GGGAGGAGCAGCATCACCGGAATAATAAAGTGGTAATAGCTATCGTCGTAGCCACCACTGCACTTGCTGCACTCATTTTCAGTTTCTTATGCTTCTGGGTTTATCATCATACCAAGTATCCAACAAAATCcaaattcaaatccaaaaattttCGAAGTCCag AGAAGGGGATCACCTTAGCACCGTTTGTGAGTAAATTCAGTTCCATCAAGATTGTTGGCATGGACGGGTATGTTCCAATAATTGACTATAAGCAAATAGAAAAAACGACCAATAATTTTCAAGAAAGTAACATCTTGGGTGAGGGCGGTTTTGGACGTGTTTACAAGGCTTGTTTGGATCATAACTTGGATGTTGCAGTCAAAAAACTACATTGTGAGACTCAACATGCTGAGAGAGAATTTGAG AACGAGGTGAATATGTTAAGCAAAATTCAGCATCCGAATATAATATCTTTACTGGGTTGTAGCATGGATGGTTACACGAGGTTCGTTGTCTATGAGCTGATGCATAATGGATCATTGGAAGCTCAGTTACATG GACCTTCTCATGGCTCGGCATTGACTTGGCACATGAGGATGAAGATTGCTCTTGACACAGCAAG AGGATTAGAATATCTGCACGAGCACTGTCACCCTGCAGTGATCCATAGGGATATGAAATCTTCTAATATTCTCTTAGATGCAAACTTCAATGCCAAG CTGTCTGATTTTGGTCTTGCCTTAACTGATGGGTCCCAAAGCAAGAAGAACATTAAACTATCGGGTACCTTGGGATACGTAGCACCGGAGTATCTTCTAGATG GTAAATTAAGTGATAAAAGTGATGTCTATGCTTTTGGGGTTGTGCTATTGGAGCTCCTACTAGGAAGGAAGCCAGTAGAAAAACTGGTACCAGCTCAATGCCAATCTATTGTCACATGG GCCATGCCACACCTCACGGACAGATCCAAGCTTCCAAGCATTGTGGATCCAGTGATTAAGAATACAATGGATCCCAAGCACTTGTACCAG GTTGCTGCTGTAGCTGTGCTGTGCGTGCAACCAGAACCTAGTTACCGTCCACTGATCATTGATGTTCTTCACTCACTCATCCCTCTTGTTCCCATTGAGCTTGGAGGAACACTAAGagtttcacaagtaatttga